One stretch of Halobaculum marinum DNA includes these proteins:
- a CDS encoding GNAT family N-acetyltransferase, producing the protein MDLRDATTEDVDGIRETALASLTASYGHALSEDLLADAVETWYDAEEVAENLTGEDAVFVVAVEDGDVVGFVQSYLSRRREPVGELDWLHVHPDHRGKGIGDDLLHRAETELLELGAERIEGRVLDANEAGAEFYEGEGFTDIGERRVEIGGEPFVEHVFARFPAGGGEQVLTEARVMEDGQQVYVAYDEADRASIAPFYATYDDRERTERMGYICGNCGSFHVTVDTMDRVQCADCGNKRKASRWDAAYL; encoded by the coding sequence ATGGATCTTCGAGACGCGACGACTGAAGACGTAGACGGGATCCGCGAGACGGCGCTCGCGTCGTTGACGGCCTCCTACGGGCACGCCCTCTCCGAGGACCTCCTCGCGGACGCCGTGGAGACGTGGTACGATGCCGAGGAGGTCGCCGAGAACCTGACCGGCGAGGACGCGGTGTTCGTGGTCGCCGTCGAGGACGGCGACGTGGTCGGCTTCGTCCAGAGCTACCTCTCGCGGCGTCGCGAGCCAGTGGGCGAACTCGACTGGCTCCACGTCCACCCGGACCACCGCGGGAAGGGGATCGGCGACGACCTGCTCCACCGCGCGGAGACGGAGCTGTTGGAGTTGGGCGCCGAGCGGATCGAGGGGCGCGTGCTGGACGCCAACGAGGCGGGTGCGGAGTTCTACGAGGGAGAGGGGTTCACCGACATCGGCGAGCGCCGCGTCGAGATCGGTGGCGAGCCGTTCGTCGAGCACGTGTTCGCCCGCTTCCCGGCTGGTGGCGGCGAGCAGGTACTGACGGAGGCTCGCGTCATGGAGGACGGACAGCAGGTGTACGTCGCCTACGACGAGGCCGACCGCGCGTCGATCGCGCCGTTCTACGCGACGTACGACGACCGCGAGCGCACCGAGCGGATGGGGTACATCTGCGGCAACTGCGGCAGCTTCCACGTCACCGTCGACACGATGGACCGCGTGCAGTGTGCCGACTGCGGCAACAAGCGGAAGGCGAGTCGCTGGGACGCGGCGTACCTGTAG
- a CDS encoding long-chain-fatty-acid--CoA ligase, with amino-acid sequence MEKPLLVTDFLDRARRNYGGHEAVLGVDGDRYTYDELGERADGFAAALQARGVEKGDRVAVLDPNTHYHLEAAYGSFQAGAIHTPLNYRLVESDFEYILNDAGVTAIYADHAYADKIEAIRDDVPTETFITNDVDAVEGDWESFDEVIAESTDYDRPEMSEDETVTINYTSGTTGDPKGVCRTHRTETIHAYQVAIHQEIRDDDTYLWTLPMFHVNGWGHIYAITGMGARHVCTRGVDQAYVFDMLRNEDVTYFCAAPTVLKMLGDHIDEHGGEPDAGQDVRVATAGAAPPEATIRTVEDRFGWYLKHVYGATETGPLITTSDARRYFDDDSDDRFAVKKTQGFGYLGTEIRVVDDDGNDVTEDGETIGEVVVRGNSVMKGYWEKPEATEEAFTDRVEGYYHMGDLAVVDENGMISIQDRKKDIIISGGENISSIEVEDTLFSHDAVDDVAVIPSPHEDWGETPKAYVVPASGDPENPGVTADDLIEYARENMAHYKAPTRIEFVKQLPKTSTGKVQKYELRQEEWEDEDRMVGEG; translated from the coding sequence ATGGAGAAACCGCTGTTGGTGACGGACTTCCTCGACCGCGCCCGACGAAACTACGGGGGACACGAGGCCGTACTCGGGGTCGACGGGGATCGGTACACGTACGACGAACTGGGCGAGCGCGCCGACGGGTTCGCGGCGGCGCTCCAGGCCCGCGGCGTCGAGAAGGGCGACCGCGTCGCCGTGCTCGACCCGAACACCCACTACCACCTGGAGGCCGCCTACGGCAGTTTCCAGGCCGGCGCCATCCACACGCCGCTGAACTACCGCCTCGTGGAGTCTGACTTCGAGTACATCCTCAACGACGCCGGCGTGACGGCCATCTACGCGGACCACGCCTACGCCGACAAGATCGAGGCCATCCGCGACGACGTGCCGACGGAGACGTTCATCACGAACGACGTCGACGCCGTCGAAGGCGACTGGGAGTCGTTCGACGAGGTGATCGCCGAGTCGACCGACTACGACCGCCCGGAGATGAGCGAGGACGAGACCGTGACGATCAACTACACCTCCGGCACCACGGGCGACCCGAAAGGGGTGTGCCGCACCCACCGGACGGAGACGATCCACGCCTACCAGGTCGCGATCCACCAGGAGATCCGCGACGACGACACGTACCTGTGGACGCTCCCGATGTTCCACGTCAACGGCTGGGGTCACATCTACGCCATCACGGGGATGGGCGCGCGGCACGTCTGCACTCGCGGCGTCGACCAGGCGTACGTGTTCGACATGCTCCGCAACGAGGACGTGACGTACTTCTGTGCGGCGCCGACCGTCCTGAAGATGCTCGGCGACCACATCGACGAGCACGGCGGCGAACCGGACGCCGGCCAGGACGTGCGCGTCGCGACGGCGGGGGCGGCGCCGCCGGAGGCGACGATCCGGACCGTCGAGGACCGCTTCGGCTGGTACCTCAAACACGTGTACGGCGCCACCGAGACGGGGCCGCTCATCACCACCTCGGACGCGCGCCGCTACTTCGACGACGACTCCGACGACCGCTTCGCGGTGAAGAAGACGCAGGGGTTCGGCTACCTCGGCACGGAGATCCGCGTCGTCGACGACGACGGCAACGACGTGACCGAGGACGGCGAGACCATCGGCGAGGTCGTCGTCCGCGGCAACTCCGTCATGAAGGGGTACTGGGAGAAGCCAGAGGCCACCGAGGAGGCGTTCACCGACCGCGTCGAGGGGTACTACCACATGGGCGACCTCGCGGTCGTCGACGAGAACGGGATGATCTCGATCCAGGACCGCAAGAAGGACATCATCATCTCCGGCGGTGAGAACATCTCCTCCATCGAGGTGGAGGACACGCTGTTCAGCCACGACGCGGTCGACGACGTGGCGGTCATTCCGTCGCCACACGAGGACTGGGGGGAGACGCCGAAGGCGTACGTCGTCCCGGCGAGCGGCGACCCGGAGAATCCGGGAGTCACCGCCGACGACCTGATCGAGTACGCCCGAGAGAACATGGCCCACTACAAGGCGCCCACCCGGATCGAGTTCGTCAAACAGCTCCCGAAGACCTCCACCGGGAAGGTCCAGAAGTACGAACTCCGCCAGGAGGAGTGGGAAGACGAAGACCGGATGGTCGGCGAGGGATAG
- a CDS encoding haloacid dehalogenase type II, translating to MPETETLCFDMYGTLCDTSSVTGTLAAELDASDALVSRIDETWRAKQLQYSYQSALMDDYQPFWEVTTDALDYALAQWGVDADDATRATILDSYNHLDPYPDAIDTLTRLSAAGHTVTVLSNGNPDMLETLAANAGLAPHLDDVISADEVSTFKPNPAVYENAAARTDTPIEQCRLVSGNAWDVAGAGNAGMATAWVDRANDPFERIGVEPSLAVTSLADVADELA from the coding sequence ATGCCCGAGACGGAGACGCTGTGTTTCGACATGTACGGGACGCTGTGCGACACGAGTAGCGTCACGGGGACGCTCGCGGCGGAACTCGACGCCAGCGACGCGCTCGTCTCCCGGATCGACGAGACGTGGCGGGCGAAACAGCTCCAGTACTCCTACCAGTCGGCGCTGATGGACGACTACCAGCCGTTCTGGGAGGTGACGACGGACGCGCTCGACTACGCGCTCGCGCAGTGGGGCGTCGACGCAGACGACGCGACGCGCGCGACGATTCTCGACTCGTACAACCACCTCGACCCGTACCCCGACGCCATCGACACGCTCACGCGGCTCTCGGCGGCGGGCCACACCGTGACCGTGCTGTCGAACGGGAACCCCGACATGCTGGAGACGCTCGCGGCGAACGCGGGGCTGGCCCCGCACCTCGACGACGTGATCAGCGCCGACGAGGTGTCGACGTTCAAGCCGAACCCGGCGGTGTACGAGAACGCGGCCGCGCGCACCGACACGCCCATCGAGCAGTGCCGTCTCGTCTCCGGCAACGCGTGGGACGTCGCCGGCGCCGGCAACGCGGGGATGGCGACCGCGTGGGTGGACCGCGCGAACGATCCGTTCGAGCGGATCGGCGTCGAACCGTCGCTGGCGGTCACGTCGCTCGCGGACGTCGCCGACGAGTTGGCTTGA
- a CDS encoding winged helix-turn-helix domain-containing protein gives MDGVLWYVLTGTRGGENRVRILKALDERPRNANKLAEALELDYTTVRHHLDVLCDNDVLRKQGGDYGAIYLPTDRARQHWETVEQIMEKVE, from the coding sequence ATGGACGGCGTTCTGTGGTACGTGCTCACCGGCACCCGTGGCGGTGAGAACCGGGTCCGGATCCTGAAGGCGCTCGACGAGCGCCCCCGGAACGCCAACAAACTCGCGGAGGCGCTGGAGTTGGACTACACCACGGTTCGCCACCACCTCGACGTGCTGTGTGACAACGACGTGCTCCGGAAACAGGGCGGTGACTACGGCGCCATCTACCTGCCGACCGACCGCGCCCGCCAGCACTGGGAGACGGTCGAACAGATCATGGAGAAGGTCGAATGA
- a CDS encoding DUF7576 family protein yields the protein MTLSEFVGRSHPDGGATVAHAATHYRWTPGRSTRGRCPQCGAELELSERHVLVTLSREIGGDDRHHLCDEACVAAWLGGE from the coding sequence ATGACGCTCAGCGAGTTCGTGGGGCGCTCGCACCCGGACGGCGGCGCGACCGTCGCCCACGCGGCGACCCACTACCGGTGGACGCCGGGCCGGAGCACGCGGGGGCGGTGTCCGCAGTGCGGCGCCGAGTTGGAACTGTCCGAGCGCCACGTGCTGGTCACGCTGTCGCGAGAGATCGGGGGCGACGATCGCCACCACCTCTGCGACGAGGCGTGCGTGGCCGCGTGGCTCGGCGGCGAGTAG
- a CDS encoding DUF5788 family protein — translation MQEYQRKQLLERVNKESATIGVDIPDRIEVQGEAIDLRTFVFEIKRRDTIPEGERERVEQAKRNLRRERLERLEQIEENRVDFETGEKLAASIIGIDRALEALDTLRPADVESEARRQEAMDQKRWMNFLKKALGRDDGSAGKRGGY, via the coding sequence GTGCAGGAGTACCAGCGCAAACAGCTCCTCGAACGCGTCAACAAGGAGAGCGCCACCATCGGTGTCGACATCCCCGACCGCATCGAGGTGCAGGGCGAGGCTATCGACCTCCGGACGTTCGTCTTCGAGATCAAACGCCGGGACACGATCCCCGAGGGCGAGCGCGAGCGCGTCGAGCAGGCCAAGCGGAACCTCCGGCGCGAACGGCTCGAACGCCTCGAACAGATCGAGGAGAACCGCGTCGACTTCGAGACGGGCGAGAAGTTGGCGGCGAGCATCATCGGCATCGACCGCGCGCTGGAGGCGCTCGACACCCTCCGGCCCGCCGACGTCGAGAGCGAGGCGCGCCGGCAGGAGGCGATGGACCAGAAGCGCTGGATGAACTTCCTGAAGAAGGCGCTCGGGCGCGACGACGGGAGCGCCGGAAAGCGCGGCGGCTACTGA
- a CDS encoding fructosamine kinase family protein, protein MDADTLTTVRAWAGCEVTSATLLDGGEVGTVRRVDLADGRRVVVKTGPPDPTVEAGMLRHLAAEGGLRVPAVHHAGDGVLVLEHVAHDADAAVTPAVARDLAERLAALHATTADAFGFPFDTLTGPYDQPNAWTDAWPAFFGEHRLAHSATQAHEEGVLPAADLNRVDALVDDLPDLLDHDPTPALIHGDVWAGNVLHDGERVTALLDPACYYGDPEVELAYVEWTETGGAAFRERYREVARVADGYADREPVYRLYPLLTHLRYFGTEYLDEVRATLSVVGY, encoded by the coding sequence ATGGACGCGGACACGCTGACGACGGTGCGCGCGTGGGCCGGGTGCGAGGTCACCTCGGCGACCCTCCTCGACGGCGGCGAGGTCGGCACCGTCCGCCGGGTCGACCTCGCGGACGGTCGACGCGTCGTCGTCAAGACCGGCCCTCCCGACCCGACCGTCGAGGCCGGGATGCTCCGTCACCTCGCCGCCGAGGGGGGCCTCCGGGTGCCGGCGGTCCACCACGCCGGCGACGGCGTCCTCGTGTTGGAGCACGTCGCCCACGACGCAGACGCCGCCGTCACGCCCGCCGTCGCGCGCGACCTCGCCGAGCGCCTCGCGGCGCTGCACGCGACGACCGCCGACGCGTTCGGCTTCCCGTTCGACACGCTCACCGGCCCGTACGACCAGCCGAACGCGTGGACCGACGCGTGGCCCGCGTTCTTCGGGGAGCACCGTCTCGCGCACTCGGCGACGCAGGCCCACGAGGAGGGCGTGCTCCCGGCGGCGGACCTGAATCGGGTCGACGCGCTCGTCGACGACCTCCCCGACCTGCTCGACCACGACCCGACACCGGCGCTGATCCACGGCGACGTGTGGGCCGGCAACGTCCTCCACGACGGCGAGCGCGTGACGGCGCTGCTCGACCCGGCCTGTTACTACGGCGACCCGGAGGTGGAACTCGCGTACGTCGAGTGGACGGAGACGGGCGGGGCGGCGTTCCGCGAGCGCTACCGGGAAGTCGCCCGGGTGGCGGACGGCTACGCAGACCGCGAACCGGTGTACCGGCTGTACCCGCTGCTCACACACCTGCGGTACTTCGGGACGGAGTACCTCGACGAGGTTCGTGCGACGCTGTCGGTGGTCGGGTACTGA
- a CDS encoding class I SAM-dependent methyltransferase, translating to MSDERSAPEAFYDAYGTDEWDRLAESIDGRLEYEFTLAEVTDAIPDSGRVLDAGGGAGRYAIWLAERGYEVDLLDVSRGQLDVAAEKLAEHGVADRVTLHHGSVDDLAFDADTFDATLCLGGPLSHLLDADDREQAVEELARVTRRDAPVLVSVMGLLGFVQLQALAGRNVRALPALLAHGDYDADLLDAHGYDNEFTATHFFRRAELRDLLAGAGLSVERVTGLEGLGSPLHDAGIRESVESLDDAERSAVVETFDRLRDDPAVADLSVHMLAICRS from the coding sequence ATGAGCGACGAGCGTTCGGCCCCGGAAGCGTTCTACGACGCCTACGGCACCGACGAGTGGGACCGACTGGCCGAGAGCATCGACGGTCGCCTGGAGTACGAGTTCACCCTCGCGGAGGTGACCGACGCCATCCCCGATTCCGGCCGCGTGCTCGACGCCGGGGGCGGCGCCGGTCGCTACGCCATCTGGCTGGCCGAGCGCGGCTACGAGGTCGACCTCCTGGACGTGAGCCGCGGGCAACTCGACGTGGCCGCCGAGAAACTCGCGGAGCACGGCGTCGCCGACCGGGTCACGCTCCACCACGGGAGCGTCGACGACCTCGCGTTCGACGCAGACACGTTCGACGCGACGCTGTGTCTCGGTGGGCCGCTCTCGCACCTGCTCGACGCCGACGACCGCGAGCAAGCAGTCGAGGAACTCGCCCGTGTCACCCGACGCGACGCCCCCGTCCTCGTGTCCGTGATGGGGCTGCTCGGCTTCGTCCAACTGCAGGCGCTGGCGGGGCGCAACGTCCGTGCGCTCCCGGCGCTGCTTGCACACGGCGACTACGACGCGGATCTGCTCGACGCCCACGGATACGACAACGAGTTCACCGCGACGCACTTCTTCCGCCGCGCCGAACTCCGCGACCTCCTCGCGGGTGCGGGGCTCTCTGTCGAGCGGGTCACCGGGCTGGAGGGGTTGGGGTCGCCGCTGCACGACGCCGGGATCCGCGAGTCGGTGGAGTCGCTCGACGACGCCGAGCGCTCGGCGGTGGTCGAGACGTTCGATCGACTCCGCGACGACCCGGCGGTCGCGGACCTGTCGGTCCACATGCTCGCGATCTGTCGGTCGTGA
- a CDS encoding acyl-CoA mutase large subunit family protein produces the protein MYDDDDLAEIRESREEWESETRDPVIDAHGERKDRFATVSNLEIDDLYTPEDVADVDYEADIGFPGEEPYTRGPYPTMYRGRTWTMRQFAGFGTAEETNERFHYLIENGQTGLSTAFDMPSLMGKDSDDPLSDGEVGKEGVAVDTLRDMEILFDGIDIGEVSTSFTINPSAPVVFAMYVALADQKGVPREQLRGTFQNDMLKEFIAQKEWVIPPEPSLDLVTDTVEFAVEETPGIYPISVSGYHIREAGSTAIQELAFTLADGFAYVEDAVERGMDVDEVAPQLSFFFNSHNSIFEEVAKFRAGRRIYARIMDEWYGAEAEASKRLKFHTQTAGQSLTAQQPLNNIVRVTIQALAGVLGGTQSLHTNSFDEALALPSEEAVRVALRTQQIIAEESGAADSADPLAGSFMVESLTNEVEEKTMAYLEELKSMGDGSVRDGVLEGIEQGYFHREIQEASYEYQERVDDGEEVVVGVNKYTVENDPEPDLLHVDEEVQERQLARLEEVKAERDDEAVEATLAALDEAIENDENVMPAVVDAVKAYVTMGEIMDVFEDHYGAYREKIGLAS, from the coding sequence ATGTACGACGACGACGACCTCGCGGAGATCCGCGAGTCCCGCGAGGAGTGGGAGTCCGAGACCCGCGACCCGGTGATCGACGCCCACGGCGAGCGCAAGGACCGCTTCGCCACCGTCTCCAACCTGGAGATTGACGACCTGTACACGCCGGAAGACGTCGCCGACGTCGACTACGAGGCCGACATCGGCTTCCCGGGGGAGGAGCCGTACACGCGCGGCCCGTACCCGACGATGTACCGCGGGCGGACGTGGACGATGCGCCAGTTCGCCGGCTTCGGCACCGCCGAGGAGACGAACGAGCGGTTCCACTACCTCATCGAGAACGGTCAGACCGGCCTGTCGACGGCGTTCGACATGCCGAGCCTGATGGGGAAGGACTCCGACGACCCGCTCTCCGACGGCGAGGTCGGGAAGGAGGGCGTCGCCGTCGACACCCTGCGCGACATGGAGATTCTGTTCGACGGCATCGACATCGGCGAGGTGTCGACCTCGTTCACGATCAACCCCAGCGCGCCCGTCGTGTTCGCGATGTACGTCGCGCTCGCCGACCAGAAGGGCGTCCCGCGCGAGCAACTCCGGGGCACCTTCCAGAACGACATGCTCAAGGAGTTCATCGCGCAGAAGGAGTGGGTGATCCCCCCGGAGCCGTCCCTCGATCTGGTCACCGACACCGTCGAGTTCGCCGTCGAGGAGACGCCCGGCATCTACCCCATCTCGGTGTCGGGGTACCACATCCGTGAGGCCGGCTCGACCGCGATTCAGGAACTCGCGTTCACGCTCGCCGACGGCTTCGCGTACGTCGAGGACGCCGTCGAGCGCGGCATGGACGTCGACGAGGTGGCGCCACAGCTCTCGTTCTTCTTCAACTCGCACAACTCCATCTTCGAGGAGGTCGCGAAGTTCCGCGCCGGGCGGCGAATCTACGCGCGGATCATGGACGAGTGGTACGGGGCCGAGGCGGAGGCGTCCAAGCGCCTGAAGTTCCACACGCAGACCGCCGGCCAGTCGCTGACGGCCCAACAGCCGCTCAACAACATCGTCCGCGTCACCATCCAGGCGCTGGCGGGCGTGCTCGGCGGCACCCAGAGCCTGCACACCAACTCCTTCGACGAGGCGCTGGCGCTCCCCTCCGAGGAGGCCGTCCGCGTCGCCCTGCGCACCCAACAGATCATCGCCGAGGAGTCCGGCGCGGCCGACTCGGCGGACCCGCTCGCCGGCTCGTTCATGGTCGAGTCGCTCACGAACGAGGTCGAAGAGAAGACGATGGCGTACCTCGAGGAGCTGAAGTCGATGGGCGACGGCTCCGTCCGCGACGGCGTGCTGGAGGGCATCGAGCAGGGGTACTTCCACCGCGAGATCCAGGAGGCCAGCTACGAGTACCAAGAGCGCGTGGACGACGGCGAGGAGGTCGTCGTCGGCGTGAACAAGTACACCGTGGAGAACGACCCGGAGCCGGATCTGCTCCACGTCGACGAGGAGGTGCAGGAGCGCCAACTCGCCCGGCTGGAGGAGGTCAAGGCAGAACGCGACGACGAGGCGGTCGAGGCGACGCTCGCGGCGCTGGACGAGGCCATCGAGAACGACGAGAACGTGATGCCCGCGGTCGTCGACGCCGTGAAGGCGTACGTGACGATGGGCGAGATCATGGACGTGTTCGAGGACCACTACGGCGCCTACCGCGAGAAGATCGGGCTGGCGTCGTAG
- the acs gene encoding acetate--CoA ligase, producing the protein MADDDVELEARLEEQEVFEPSDSFVEQANVSDAGIYEEFEENWPECWEGAAGLLDWEEEYDQVLDDSNPPFYKWFTDGTINASTNCIDRHLDERGDEAAIEWVGEPVDEDNVTLTYNELHEKVNEAAAALRDLGVGEDDVVTMYMPMIPELPIAMLACARIGAPHSVVFAGFSADALATRMNAADSEYLVTCDGYYRRGDPLDHLNKANEGLGSVEHDTETVVVDRLGPNGDDFGHDLAADQHDWGELMAANEGATVDPVDRDAEDMLFLMYTSGTTGQPKGVKHTTGGYLAWTAWTSQAVLDIKPEDTYFCSADIGWITGHSYIVYGPLALGTTTMMYEGTPDHPDRDRLWEIVEDYEATQLYTAPTAIRAFMKWGKQYPEAHDLSSLRLLGTVGEPINPRAWKWYYKHIGDEECPVVDTWWQTETGGMMVTTLPGVKDMKPGSAGPPLPGMDIRIVDTNGDEVEPGRAGYLTVNKPWPGMLRTLYKNDERFIEEYWREYSDVDSDDPDDWVYFPEDGAKIDEDGYITVLGRVDDVINVSGHRLGTMEIESAIVGVEGVAEAAVVGGDHEVKGEAVYAYVIVEEGQEESEAFRDEIVQGVLDAIGPIARPEQVIFTPELPKTRSGKIMRRLLEDIANEEELGDTSTLRNPDIVEDIRKVVQSN; encoded by the coding sequence ATGGCAGATGATGACGTGGAACTCGAGGCCCGGCTCGAAGAACAGGAGGTGTTCGAGCCGTCCGACTCGTTCGTGGAGCAGGCGAACGTCTCGGACGCGGGCATCTACGAGGAGTTCGAGGAGAACTGGCCGGAGTGTTGGGAGGGCGCGGCCGGACTCCTCGATTGGGAGGAGGAGTACGACCAGGTGCTGGACGACTCGAACCCGCCGTTCTACAAGTGGTTCACCGACGGCACGATCAACGCCTCGACGAACTGCATCGACCGGCACCTCGACGAGCGCGGCGACGAGGCCGCCATCGAGTGGGTCGGCGAACCCGTCGACGAGGACAACGTCACGCTGACCTACAACGAACTGCACGAGAAGGTGAACGAGGCCGCGGCGGCGCTGCGGGATCTGGGCGTCGGCGAGGACGACGTCGTCACGATGTACATGCCGATGATCCCGGAACTGCCCATCGCCATGCTGGCGTGCGCCCGCATCGGCGCGCCCCACTCCGTCGTGTTCGCCGGCTTCTCGGCGGACGCGCTGGCGACCCGGATGAACGCCGCCGACTCGGAGTACCTCGTCACGTGTGACGGCTACTACCGCCGCGGCGACCCGCTCGACCACCTCAACAAGGCCAACGAGGGGCTCGGCAGCGTCGAGCACGATACCGAAACTGTGGTCGTCGACCGCCTCGGCCCGAACGGCGACGACTTCGGTCACGACCTCGCCGCCGACCAGCACGACTGGGGCGAGTTGATGGCCGCCAACGAGGGCGCGACGGTCGACCCGGTCGACCGCGACGCCGAGGACATGCTGTTCCTCATGTACACCTCCGGCACCACCGGGCAGCCGAAGGGGGTGAAACACACTACCGGAGGGTACCTCGCGTGGACCGCGTGGACCTCCCAGGCGGTGCTGGACATCAAGCCGGAGGACACGTACTTCTGCTCGGCGGACATCGGCTGGATCACCGGCCACAGCTACATCGTGTACGGGCCGCTCGCGCTCGGCACCACCACGATGATGTACGAGGGGACGCCCGACCACCCCGACCGCGACCGCTTGTGGGAGATCGTCGAGGACTACGAGGCGACCCAACTGTACACGGCTCCGACCGCCATCCGCGCGTTCATGAAGTGGGGCAAGCAGTACCCCGAGGCGCACGACCTCTCGAGTCTGCGTCTGCTGGGGACGGTCGGCGAGCCGATCAACCCGCGCGCGTGGAAGTGGTACTACAAGCACATCGGCGACGAGGAGTGCCCCGTCGTCGACACGTGGTGGCAGACCGAGACTGGCGGCATGATGGTCACCACGCTCCCCGGCGTGAAGGACATGAAGCCTGGCTCTGCGGGGCCGCCGCTGCCCGGGATGGACATCCGCATCGTCGACACGAACGGCGACGAGGTCGAACCGGGCCGCGCGGGCTACCTCACGGTGAACAAGCCGTGGCCGGGGATGCTCCGCACGCTGTACAAGAACGACGAGCGCTTCATCGAGGAGTACTGGCGCGAGTACTCCGACGTGGACTCTGACGACCCCGACGACTGGGTGTACTTCCCCGAGGACGGCGCCAAGATCGACGAGGACGGCTACATCACCGTCCTGGGCCGCGTCGACGACGTGATCAACGTCTCGGGCCACCGCCTCGGCACCATGGAGATCGAGTCGGCCATCGTCGGCGTCGAGGGCGTCGCCGAGGCCGCCGTCGTCGGCGGCGACCACGAGGTGAAAGGCGAGGCCGTCTACGCGTACGTCATCGTCGAGGAGGGCCAAGAAGAGAGCGAGGCGTTCCGCGACGAGATCGTGCAGGGCGTGCTCGACGCCATCGGGCCGATCGCTCGCCCCGAGCAGGTGATCTTCACGCCCGAACTCCCGAAGACCCGCTCCGGGAAGATCATGCGGCGGCTGCTCGAGGACATCGCCAACGAGGAGGAACTGGGCGACACCTCCACGCTGCGCAACCCCGACATCGTCGAAGACATCCGGAAGGTCGTCCAGAGCAACTGA
- a CDS encoding P-loop NTPase produces MDGRVLAVVGAKGGVGKTTTSLNLAAALAEDGRAVAVVEADLAMANAVDFLDIRVNGGRTLHDVLAGGAGVGDATYPAPGGFDVVPSGVDLDGFVKSDLDRFPAAMDALKARYDAVLVDTAAGVSRETVVPMTGADASVLVSTPRVASIRDADKTMTVAERADAPVGGVVLTKSGTGRSPPADRIAEFLDTELLGHVPHDEAIPKAQDAGQPAISYRPHSEAATAYREVAAALRKRPDMLGMTVTTNTGGFRFGDGDDESGAFADGGDGGGATGADGFTNPFG; encoded by the coding sequence ATGGACGGACGCGTGCTCGCCGTCGTCGGCGCGAAGGGGGGCGTCGGCAAGACGACGACGAGCCTCAACCTCGCCGCCGCGCTCGCCGAAGACGGCCGCGCCGTCGCGGTCGTCGAGGCGGACCTGGCGATGGCGAACGCGGTGGACTTCCTCGACATCCGCGTCAACGGCGGGCGGACCCTCCACGACGTGCTCGCGGGCGGCGCGGGCGTCGGCGACGCCACCTACCCCGCCCCCGGCGGCTTCGACGTGGTCCCGAGCGGCGTCGACCTCGACGGATTCGTGAAGTCTGACCTGGACCGGTTCCCCGCCGCGATGGACGCGCTGAAGGCCCGCTACGACGCCGTGTTGGTGGACACCGCCGCCGGCGTGAGCCGCGAGACGGTCGTGCCGATGACCGGCGCGGACGCCTCGGTGCTCGTGTCGACGCCGCGGGTCGCCTCCATCCGCGACGCCGACAAGACGATGACCGTCGCCGAGCGCGCGGACGCGCCCGTCGGCGGCGTCGTTCTCACGAAGTCGGGGACGGGGCGCTCGCCCCCCGCCGACCGCATCGCCGAGTTCCTCGACACGGAGTTGCTGGGGCACGTCCCGCACGACGAGGCGATCCCGAAGGCGCAAGACGCTGGCCAGCCCGCCATCTCGTATCGCCCCCACAGCGAGGCCGCGACGGCGTACCGCGAAGTCGCCGCGGCGCTGCGCAAGCGCCCCGACATGCTCGGCATGACGGTGACGACGAACACCGGGGGCTTCCGCTTCGGCGACGGCGACGACGAGAGCGGCGCGTTCGCCGACGGCGGGGACGGGGGCGGCGCGACCGGCGCCGACGGCTTCACGAACCCGTTCGGCTGA